In the genome of Candidatus Eisenbacteria bacterium, the window TGCCGGTCGGACTCGCGCTGGCGGTGGTCGCCGCCCAGGTGCGAGCCGCGCACCCGGATCAGGCCGTGCTCGCGGGGTCTCTCGCCGTCGGATACCTCGGCTCCGCCATCTTCCGGTGCGATCCCGGCGCTCCGCTCTCGGGGTCCTGGCGGCACGCGCTCCACAATCTGGCGGGGGGCGTGGAATACGTCGGCGGTGCGTTTGCGCTGTGGAAGCTCGCCGAGCCGTTCGGCCCGCTCTATCACGTGCTCGGGGTGGTGGTCGCGCTTGCGATTGCCGTGCTTTCCCTCGAGGCCTTGCACCCCTGGCGCGGGCTGGTTCAGCGCCTGGCGGAGGCCGCGCTGTTCTTCGGACTCGGCTTCGCACTCAAGTGATGCGCACTCGATCGCAACCCTGGGGCGAAAGCCGATGAAGCTCGGCACCGAAAAGCAGCCGCTGTTCTTCACGACCCCCGCCGCCCTGCGGCGCTGGTTCCAGCTCCATCACGCAAGCGCCGAGCTGCTGTGGCTCGGCTACTACAAGAAGGGCAGCGGCAAGCCGAGCGTCACGTGGCCCGAAAGCGTCGATGAGGCGCTGTGCGTCGGGTGGATCGACGGCGTTCGCAAGCGCGTGAGCGACGAGGTCTATGTCATCCGATTCACGCCGCGCCGTCCGCGCAGCATCTGGAGCGTCGTCAACATCGGTCGAGTCGAAGCGCTGACGAAGGCCGGCCGCATGCGTGCGGCCGGACGCGCCGCGTTCGAGAAACGCACTGCCGATCGCTCCGGCATCTACGCGTTCGAGCGGCCGGCTGCTGAACTGTCGCCCGCGAGCCAACGCACGCTGCGCGCGAATCGGAAGGCATGGAGCGACTGGCAGAAGCGCCCACCCGGCTACCGGCGCACGGTGATCCACTGGGTCATGAGCGCCAAACAGGAGGCGACGCGCGAGCGGCGGCTCGCCGCCTTGATCGAAGCGTGCGCGGCGGGACGAGTGATCGGGCCGATGACGCGGAGCGCACCCTGACGCTCCCGCTACTTCTTCACCCCCACCCACAGTCCGTCGCCGATCGGCACGATCACGCTCTGCAAACCCGGCGTTGCCGCCATCACTTCGTTGAAGGTGCGCACCGCCTCGACTTCGCGATCTTTCGGCGCGGTCGAGAACAGCTCGCCGAACGCGAACGCGTTGTCGACCAGGATCAGCCCGCCGCGCCGCACGATGCGCATGCACTCCTGAAGGTAGGAGGCGTAGCTCGACTTGTCGGCGTCGAGGAACGCCACGTCGGCCGAGTTGGGCAGGAACTTGGGCAGTACGTCCATGCCCTTGCCGCGATGCACCTCGATGCGACCCGCGACGTCCGATTGCGTGATCCACTTCTCGGCGAAGTCGGCGTGCTTGGGCAGGTACTCGATGGTGCGGATTCGGCCATCCGACGGGAGTGCTCGTGCCATCACGATCGCCGAGTAGCCGGCCAGCGTGCCGATCTCCACCACCTCGCGGGCCTTGGCGGCGCGCAGCAGGATCTGCACGAAGCTCGCCTGCTCGGGAGCGATCCAGATCGGCGGGATCCCATCCTCGAGTGCGGCGGCCTTGAGGCTGCCCAGGAAAGCGTCTTCGCGCTGGGTGCGCTCGGCGATGTATTGGAAGTGCTGCTGCGTCACCAGAGTGGATTCATCGCTCATGATTCGTCTCCCGCTGCTTCTGGGATGGGGGTGGAGCCCGGAGAGTTGGGCAGCATAGCCCGCGATCGGGGCCCGGACCACCCAGGTTTGACGCGCGGGAGACCGCTTGCTACCGATACCCCGGTCACGTCCGGACTCGCCACCCGTTCTTTCGGGCGGTGCGGATCCGCCCTCCCGGGCTCAGCTCGGCGGCGCTGCCGTCCGATACCCTGACCGCATGGAGAACCCAGTGAATCCCGAGCGAGAATCGGCCGATATCGTCCAGAGTCCGTTACAAGAGCCGCGGCTGCCACCGGGTCAGGTCCGAACCGACAAGTGGCCGGTGCTCCACTACGGGCAGGTTCCAGAGGTCGATCTCGCGCAGTGGGACTTCAAGGTGTTCGGCCTGGTCGAGCGCGAGCGTC includes:
- a CDS encoding DUF998 domain-containing protein, translated to MSLFVAAIALFLAVAIAWFASRRSGYRHARDTISELGETGTRDERAVSLGVFLPVGLALAVVAAQVRAAHPDQAVLAGSLAVGYLGSAIFRCDPGAPLSGSWRHALHNLAGGVEYVGGAFALWKLAEPFGPLYHVLGVVVALAIAVLSLEALHPWRGLVQRLAEAALFFGLGFALK
- a CDS encoding bacteriocin-protection protein, which codes for MKLGTEKQPLFFTTPAALRRWFQLHHASAELLWLGYYKKGSGKPSVTWPESVDEALCVGWIDGVRKRVSDEVYVIRFTPRRPRSIWSVVNIGRVEALTKAGRMRAAGRAAFEKRTADRSGIYAFERPAAELSPASQRTLRANRKAWSDWQKRPPGYRRTVIHWVMSAKQEATRERRLAALIEACAAGRVIGPMTRSAP
- a CDS encoding O-methyltransferase; this encodes MSDESTLVTQQHFQYIAERTQREDAFLGSLKAAALEDGIPPIWIAPEQASFVQILLRAAKAREVVEIGTLAGYSAIVMARALPSDGRIRTIEYLPKHADFAEKWITQSDVAGRIEVHRGKGMDVLPKFLPNSADVAFLDADKSSYASYLQECMRIVRRGGLILVDNAFAFGELFSTAPKDREVEAVRTFNEVMAATPGLQSVIVPIGDGLWVGVKK